The Armatimonadota bacterium genomic sequence GTCGTCTCGATCAGCGCGAACGCACCCGAGGCCCGCAACGCCTCGGATGTCCGATGCGCCTGGAGCACGGTCGGCACGTACGACGCGAAGATCCCGCCCGCCGGCAAGGTCGCCGCGGCGTGCTCCACCACCCGCCAGGGCTCGGGCAGATCCAGGATGATGCGTTCCGCAGGCGCGTCCGGGATCCCTTCGTAGACGTCGTGGATGCGCGCCACCAGACGATCCTGGGGCCCCAAGAACGCCTCGACGTTGCGCAAAGCGCGGCGTTGGAAGTCAGCCCGCACGTCGTACGTGAAGACCTTCCCCTGTGGTCCCACGGCCCGCAGCAACGCCATCGTCAGCGATCCGGATCCGGTTCCCGCCTCCACCACGGTCGCTCCGGGGTACACGTCGGCTGCCATCAGGATCTGCGCCAGGTCCTTGGGATAGACGATCGTGGCCCCGCGGGGCATCTCCAGCACGTAGTCTGCGAGTGTAGGCCGCACGGCCAGGAAACGCTCGCCCGCCGATGTGCGCACGAACGTCCCCTCGTCGCGCCCGATCAGGTCGTCGTGCGCCAGGCGGCCCCGCAGGTCTTGGACCTTGCCGGCTTGGAGCGTGATCGGATAGCTACGCCGGCGGCGGTCGATGAGCAGGACGAGGTCGCCGGCCTGCAGGGGGCCCGTGCGCATCAACGCTCGGCGGCCGACCGCGCGGGACCGACCGCAAAGACGTCCACCGCGTCTTCGCGGTCTTGGCCTGCGGCCGTGCGCACACGCATCCGCCGGGCCGCGCGCTCGGTCATCCGGCAGAAGGCGCACACCTCGGCGGTCGTCGGCTGGCCGCAGTGGACACACGAGCGCACCTCGGCGGGCTCCCGCTGGGCTCGAAGCAGTGGCCGCACCCGATCGAGGAAGTTCCAGTAGAGGTTCTGCTTGGTGCCGGGTGCCTGATGCTCCAGGAGGTTCAACGCTTCCTTCAAGAGCAGCGAACGCGCCCCGACGCTGTTGGGGCACTCTTCGAGGATGTAGTCGATGCCGCGCAGCACCGCGTAGGCGGCGGTCTCGCGTTCGGCGATCCGGTACAGGGGCTTCACCTTCTTGACCAGCGCCGGGTGCGTGCTCTCCAGCACCGGCGACTGCCGCACGAGCGCGTCGACGTTGCCCGAGATCAGGTTGCCCAGCAGAACCGCAGCCTCGTCATCGAGGTTGTGGGCGGTGGCCACGACGTCGAATCCCCGATCCAGGGCGAGCTTGTTGAACAGGTAGCGTTTGCTGAGCCCGCACGCAGAGCAAGACACGCGGCCCGTCGCCTCCGCCAGACCCTCCACGCCCACGCCGTACTCGGTGGGGATGTCGACGACGATCAGTTCTGCGCCGCGCACCGCCGCAAACGACGCCGCCTTCTCTTCCGACTCCCGCGAATACTCGTGGATGCCCAGATTCAGGTGCAGTCCGGTCGCCTGGTAGCCGAACCGCAACAGGACGTCCCACAAAACCAGGCTGTCCTTGCCTCCCGACACCGCGACCAGCACACGGTCGGCCCGGGTGAACATGCGTTCCCGCTCGATGGCGCGCCGGACCTGACTCTCGAACCACTCAAGAAAGTGGGGGCCGCAGAACGCCGCGTGATGTCGGCGCACCTCGACGGAAGCGGTCGCCCTGCAGGTGGTGCAGCGCATCAAACCCTCCGCCGGCGAGTCGGCATCCGGACGCGGGGCCGCGATGTCATCCCCCCACCGCCCGGGGTCCGATCCCGCCCGCCACCCGACACCACCGGCCGGATCTCGACCTCGTCGTCCGGGCTGAGCACCGCGTCTGCGGTCAGCAACTCGCCGCCGCGAATGACGATCACCGTCTCCGGGTTGAGGTCGAGTTCACGCAACATCTCCCGGACCGAGCGCGGCCCCTGTAGGGCGACGTACCGGCGCTGGTGGCCAATGTGGACCTTCACGCGGTCATGATAACAGCGACGGGCGCGGTGCGGGTAGCCGCCACGCCCGACCACCGCCGACGGGTGAACCATTCACGGGTCGGCGTAGAGCCGTTCACCGCGGTGCAGTCGGTGCGCGATCTGGAACGTCTGTCCCTGCGAACGCATCGTCGGCGCGTGGGCCGCCAGGTAGCGCGCCGCGGCGATCAGGACGTGCGCACCCGCGGGTGTGTTGCCCAGGTGGCGGAACTGGCGGAAGGCTGCCTCGATCATCTGCACCGTGTGAAAGTCGCGGTCCTCTCGCAGGAGCAACGCGCCTAGGGCGGCCAGCAGTCGGCCCGGCGCCCCGCCGCTGGCGAGGTAGTCCGCGACCAGCGCGCCCGCCTCGTCCACCTGTTGCTGGCGGTCCAGCACATCCGCCAGCTCGCGCAGGAGGCCTTCGGGGTCCTGCACCCGCGCCGGTTCGGGCAGCCGCGCCGGCGGCACGTTGAGGAAACGGTCCAGGTAGACGCTCATCGCCGCATCGAACACGCCCCGCAGCAACGCCGGCGGATCCTCGGTCGAATCTCCGTCCAGGCGGCGCAGTCCCTGCTCGACCGCGTTGGCGAACGTGAAGGTGTGAAGCGCCGTATCCCAGTCGCTGAATTCGTTGCTTCTGGCGAAGTGCGCGACCCGCAGCGCCGCGGCATAGCTCACCGCGGCGGCGAGCTCGACGGCGGTCGCTCCCTGCCGAAGTCCGTCCACCAGCGCGTCTGCGATGGCCTGCGGATCGTGACCAAGGAGGATCGGGACGAGCGCTTCGCGGCCCGACCAAGAACCCCGCTTGGACCTGCCGGCGGGCGCGGCGTCGGGGATCACCTCGAAGGCCGCCTCGACGACCTCGACCAGGTCGATCGGGTGACGCCAAGCGTTGGATTCCTCCATCCTCTCAGCCTGCGCGTAGCCGGGCGCGAGGCTGCCCAGAACGGGTTCCGCAAACTCCCACCCGGCCAGGTCCAACGCCTCGAGGGCCTTGTTCGTGAAGTCCAGCAAGTGCCCGCCTGCGGCGTACCGGTGGTCGGTCGCGGCCGCGAACAGCATGTCCGCGATCTGCCGCGCGCCCGCCCCCGCCCGCACCGCCGACACGATGCACCGTTCCGCGCCCTCCGCGTCCCGCACCTCCACGAACCGCCGAAACCACCGCCGCAGCGCCGCAACATCGGCCGGCTGACCGGGGAGCGGACGGACGCCGTGGCGCGGCGGGCTGCCCGCGCAGTCCACGGCCACGTGCGACAGGCCGTGGTACAATGCCCGCGCCCGGTCCTCGGGGTAGAGGCAGAAGATCAGGTTCATCAAACAGGCGAGCGTCGTCAGCCCACGACCCCATCCGGTTTCCCGATGCCGCGCGCCGAACTCCAGCCCGATGCGGAAGGGCTCGGCCGCGTCCTCGCCTGCGGCCAGCAGGCCGATCACCGCCTTAGCGATCACCAGGTTCAGTCCCCGCTCCAGTCCGTCCCGCAGTCTGGTCCGCTGATGGGTGACTGCGTCCTGGCGTGGCGAGACGTCCACCCACACCTCGCCATCCCGGACTTCCACCGGAAAGGTACGCACGTCATCGGCCCACAGGTCGAAGGTACCGCCGGTGGCGAGGTCAAACCGGGCGTGGTGCCAGTGGCACGTCAGGATCCCGTCGTGCACCGAGCCGCGATGCAATGGAAAGCCCATGTGCGGGCAACGGTTGTCCACCGCGTAGATGCGGCCCTGGTGCGCGAACAGGGCGACGGTGTGCCCGGCCACCGCGACCGCCAGACAACCGGCGCGCTGCACCTCCTCCAGCCGCGCCGCCCGTGTGAACCCTCCTGCCGAACCCATCCTGCGCCCTCCCCGGCTCGTGTCGAGACGGCGATCCG encodes the following:
- a CDS encoding tRNA (adenine-N1)-methyltransferase, with product MRTGPLQAGDLVLLIDRRRRSYPITLQAGKVQDLRGRLAHDDLIGRDEGTFVRTSAGERFLAVRPTLADYVLEMPRGATIVYPKDLAQILMAADVYPGATVVEAGTGSGSLTMALLRAVGPQGKVFTYDVRADFQRRALRNVEAFLGPQDRLVARIHDVYEGIPDAPAERIILDLPEPWRVVEHAAATLPAGGIFASYVPTVLQAHRTSEALRASGAFALIETTETLVRPWNLEGQSVRPVHRMVAHTGFVTVARRVAG
- a CDS encoding TIGR00269 family protein, encoding MRCTTCRATASVEVRRHHAAFCGPHFLEWFESQVRRAIERERMFTRADRVLVAVSGGKDSLVLWDVLLRFGYQATGLHLNLGIHEYSRESEEKAASFAAVRGAELIVVDIPTEYGVGVEGLAEATGRVSCSACGLSKRYLFNKLALDRGFDVVATAHNLDDEAAVLLGNLISGNVDALVRQSPVLESTHPALVKKVKPLYRIAERETAAYAVLRGIDYILEECPNSVGARSLLLKEALNLLEHQAPGTKQNLYWNFLDRVRPLLRAQREPAEVRSCVHCGQPTTAEVCAFCRMTERAARRMRVRTAAGQDREDAVDVFAVGPARSAAER
- a CDS encoding MoaD/ThiS family protein: MKVHIGHQRRYVALQGPRSVREMLRELDLNPETVIVIRGGELLTADAVLSPDDEVEIRPVVSGGGRDRTPGGGGMTSRPRVRMPTRRRRV
- a CDS encoding nitrite reductase (NAD(P)H) small subunit; this translates as MGSAGGFTRAARLEEVQRAGCLAVAVAGHTVALFAHQGRIYAVDNRCPHMGFPLHRGSVHDGILTCHWHHARFDLATGGTFDLWADDVRTFPVEVRDGEVWVDVSPRQDAVTHQRTRLRDGLERGLNLVIAKAVIGLLAAGEDAAEPFRIGLEFGARHRETGWGRGLTTLACLMNLIFCLYPEDRARALYHGLSHVAVDCAGSPPRHGVRPLPGQPADVAALRRWFRRFVEVRDAEGAERCIVSAVRAGAGARQIADMLFAAATDHRYAAGGHLLDFTNKALEALDLAGWEFAEPVLGSLAPGYAQAERMEESNAWRHPIDLVEVVEAAFEVIPDAAPAGRSKRGSWSGREALVPILLGHDPQAIADALVDGLRQGATAVELAAAVSYAAALRVAHFARSNEFSDWDTALHTFTFANAVEQGLRRLDGDSTEDPPALLRGVFDAAMSVYLDRFLNVPPARLPEPARVQDPEGLLRELADVLDRQQQVDEAGALVADYLASGGAPGRLLAALGALLLREDRDFHTVQMIEAAFRQFRHLGNTPAGAHVLIAAARYLAAHAPTMRSQGQTFQIAHRLHRGERLYADP